A window of Corallococcus macrosporus DSM 14697 contains these coding sequences:
- a CDS encoding uracil-DNA glycosylase, whose translation MIDDTPEASQDLSALLDDVRRHLLWQEEAAGRVLMIDAKAALELQRSAPSLRARFARAHGGAEAPPAAAPPPAGPAAPVARPEAPLPRTTPPQSNLPARPLSPMAPVTADGRAQHAPGATMRADTPPAASRPSGALPGALSGGRPTLDEVRRELGDCQRCKLCSTRKNLVFGSGNPRAELVFVGEGPGEHEDLQGVPFVGAAGELLTKMIGAMGYRRDDVYICNVVKCRPPGNRNPEPEEIAACEPFLRAQLAAIQPKVVVALGKFAAQTLLRDGTPITRLRGNWRTYEGIQLMPTFHPAYLLRSPAEKRKAWEDLQAVMKVLGKQPGSRA comes from the coding sequence GTGATTGATGACACACCCGAGGCCTCGCAGGACCTGAGCGCCCTGCTGGACGATGTGCGCCGCCACCTCCTCTGGCAGGAGGAGGCCGCTGGCCGGGTGCTGATGATTGACGCCAAGGCGGCGCTCGAGCTCCAGCGCTCGGCGCCTTCCTTGCGCGCGCGCTTCGCCAGGGCCCACGGGGGGGCGGAAGCGCCTCCCGCCGCGGCGCCGCCGCCCGCGGGCCCCGCGGCGCCTGTCGCGCGTCCCGAGGCACCGCTGCCCCGGACGACGCCACCCCAGTCCAACCTGCCCGCGCGGCCGCTGAGCCCCATGGCGCCTGTCACCGCGGACGGACGGGCGCAGCACGCTCCGGGCGCGACGATGCGGGCGGACACGCCCCCGGCCGCGTCCCGTCCCTCGGGAGCGCTGCCCGGGGCCTTGTCCGGCGGGCGGCCCACGCTGGACGAGGTTCGCCGGGAGCTGGGCGACTGCCAGCGCTGCAAGCTGTGCTCGACGCGCAAGAACCTCGTGTTCGGTTCGGGCAACCCCCGCGCGGAGCTGGTGTTCGTGGGCGAGGGCCCGGGGGAGCACGAGGACCTGCAAGGCGTGCCCTTCGTCGGCGCGGCGGGTGAGCTGCTGACGAAGATGATTGGCGCCATGGGCTACCGCCGCGACGACGTCTACATCTGCAACGTCGTGAAGTGCCGGCCGCCGGGCAACCGCAACCCGGAGCCGGAGGAGATCGCCGCCTGCGAGCCCTTCCTGCGCGCGCAGCTCGCGGCCATCCAGCCGAAGGTGGTGGTGGCCCTGGGCAAGTTCGCGGCGCAGACGCTGCTGCGGGACGGCACGCCCATCACCCGCCTGCGCGGCAACTGGCGCACCTATGAGGGCATCCAGCTCATGCCCACCTTCCATCCGGCGTACCTCCTGCGCAGCCCGGCGGAGAAGCGCAAGGCCTGGGAGGACCTCCAGGCGGTGATGAAGGTGCTGGGGAAGCAACCCGGTTCGCGCGCGTAG
- a CDS encoding L-erythro-3,5-diaminohexanoate dehydrogenase: MSIDLYGLSRVVGEKGVLPQRAKQLDPALPCRESELLIDVESLNIDAASFKQIKGEVGGDSKRLGERIQEIVRERGKMQNPVTGSGGMLIGRVKELGAKHPARELLKVGDRIATLVSLTLTPLVIEEVKAVHVDIDRVDIRGHALLFASGIYAKLPTDMPDTLALAALDVCGAPALVARHVRPGMTVAVLGAGKSGALCLAQARRNLESRGKLLALDVSQGALDLLSGIGLCDVALKVDATQGVDVMEAVSKATDGQLCDLVVNCASVGNTEMATILSVKDGGTAIFFSMATSFTAAALGAEGVGKDVTMVVGNGYVPGHAALTLDLLRTEPALLQLFGTRYV, encoded by the coding sequence ATGAGCATCGACCTCTACGGACTGTCCCGCGTCGTTGGCGAGAAGGGCGTGCTGCCCCAGCGCGCGAAGCAGTTGGACCCCGCGCTGCCGTGCCGCGAGTCCGAGCTGCTCATCGACGTGGAGAGCCTCAACATCGACGCCGCGTCCTTCAAGCAGATCAAGGGTGAGGTGGGCGGCGACTCGAAGCGTCTTGGCGAGCGCATCCAGGAAATCGTCCGCGAGCGGGGGAAGATGCAGAACCCCGTGACGGGCTCGGGCGGCATGTTGATTGGCCGCGTGAAGGAGCTGGGCGCGAAGCACCCCGCGCGCGAGCTGCTCAAGGTGGGCGACCGCATCGCCACGCTGGTGAGCCTGACGCTGACGCCCCTGGTCATCGAGGAGGTCAAGGCGGTGCACGTGGACATCGACCGCGTGGACATCCGCGGGCATGCGCTGCTGTTCGCCAGCGGCATCTACGCGAAGCTGCCCACGGACATGCCGGACACGCTGGCGCTCGCGGCGCTGGACGTGTGCGGCGCCCCCGCGCTGGTGGCCCGGCACGTGCGGCCGGGCATGACGGTGGCGGTGCTGGGCGCGGGGAAGAGCGGGGCGCTGTGTCTGGCGCAGGCGCGCCGCAACCTGGAGAGCCGGGGCAAGCTGCTGGCGCTCGACGTGTCCCAGGGCGCGCTGGACCTGCTGTCCGGCATTGGCCTGTGTGACGTGGCGCTGAAGGTGGACGCCACGCAGGGCGTGGACGTCATGGAGGCGGTGAGCAAGGCCACGGATGGGCAGCTTTGCGACCTGGTGGTCAACTGCGCCAGCGTGGGCAACACGGAGATGGCCACCATCCTGTCGGTGAAGGACGGCGGCACGGCCATCTTCTTCTCCATGGCCACCAGCTTCACGGCGGCCGCGCTGGGCGCCGAGGGCGTGGGCAAGGACGTCACCATGGTGGTGGGCAACGGCTACGTGCCCGGCCACGCCGCGCTGACGCTGGACCTGCTGCGCACCGAGCCCGCGCTGCTCCAGCTCTTCGGCACGCGGTACGTGTAG
- the coaBC gene encoding bifunctional phosphopantothenoylcysteine decarboxylase/phosphopantothenate--cysteine ligase CoaBC — MDLTTLKGRRVVVGVGGGIAAYKACELVRELSRAGAEVRVAMTQAARQFVTPLTFQALSGHPVLTDYFDPAQEGNFGHLDLARWAEAFVVAPATADLLARIRAGMGNDAVTTSLLAFRGPVVLAPAMNVAMWDNPLTQENLSALLAWPRFSRVGPGAGLLACGDVGEGRLADVPAIVQAVAARFGGGPLAGKRVLLTAGPTREFLDPVRFISNPSTGKMGLALAHAARSLGAQVTVVLGPVGAVARDGLDVVDVVSADDMAREVLARVGAVDAFIATAAVSDWRPETRAAQKVKKGTSAAPEALTLVRTPDVLAEASRQVAGQPKRPVLVGFAAETERVVEHARDKLERKGLDAIVANDVTAPGAGFGTDTNRVTVLTRAGARHELQGSKHEVARALLELLLVTAS; from the coding sequence ATGGACCTGACGACACTGAAAGGCCGCCGTGTGGTCGTTGGTGTGGGTGGCGGCATCGCGGCGTACAAGGCCTGTGAGCTGGTGCGTGAGCTGTCCCGCGCGGGCGCGGAGGTGCGAGTGGCCATGACGCAGGCCGCGCGCCAGTTCGTCACCCCGCTGACCTTCCAGGCGCTCAGCGGGCACCCCGTGCTCACCGACTATTTCGACCCCGCCCAGGAGGGGAACTTCGGCCACCTGGACCTGGCGCGCTGGGCCGAGGCCTTCGTCGTGGCCCCGGCCACCGCGGACCTGCTGGCGCGCATCCGCGCGGGCATGGGGAACGACGCCGTGACGACGTCCCTGCTCGCCTTCCGCGGGCCGGTGGTGCTGGCGCCCGCGATGAACGTGGCCATGTGGGACAATCCGCTGACGCAGGAGAACCTGTCGGCCCTGCTGGCCTGGCCGCGCTTCTCGCGCGTGGGGCCCGGGGCGGGGCTGCTGGCCTGTGGCGACGTGGGCGAGGGGCGGCTGGCGGACGTGCCGGCCATCGTCCAGGCCGTCGCGGCGCGCTTCGGTGGGGGGCCGCTGGCGGGGAAGCGGGTGCTGCTGACGGCGGGCCCCACGCGCGAGTTCCTGGACCCGGTGCGGTTCATCTCCAATCCGTCCACGGGGAAGATGGGCCTGGCGCTCGCGCACGCGGCCCGGAGCCTGGGCGCCCAGGTGACGGTGGTGCTGGGGCCCGTGGGCGCCGTGGCGCGGGACGGGCTGGACGTCGTGGACGTGGTGAGCGCGGACGACATGGCGCGCGAGGTGCTCGCGCGGGTGGGCGCCGTGGATGCGTTCATCGCCACGGCGGCCGTCAGCGACTGGCGCCCGGAGACGCGCGCGGCGCAGAAGGTGAAGAAGGGGACGTCGGCGGCGCCGGAGGCGCTGACGCTCGTGCGCACGCCGGACGTGCTCGCCGAGGCCTCCCGCCAGGTGGCGGGGCAGCCGAAGCGGCCGGTGCTGGTGGGCTTCGCGGCGGAGACGGAGCGCGTGGTGGAGCACGCGCGCGACAAGCTGGAGCGCAAGGGGCTGGACGCGATTGTCGCCAATGACGTGACGGCCCCTGGCGCGGGCTTTGGCACGGACACCAACCGGGTGACGGTGCTCACGCGCGCGGGGGCTCGGCATGAGCTCCAGGGCAGCAAGCACGAGGTGGCGCGGGCCCTCCTCGAGCTGCTGCTGGTGACGGCCTCCTAG
- a CDS encoding alpha/beta hydrolase, translating to MNGLLESSELLSPALESNPLGDPARRKLTVYLPPGHGASDRRYPVVYFLHAFGNSGGSWTNASGFAPTVPARLDALIESGAIPPVIGVFPDAWTSLGGSQWVNSDAIGRYRDYLTKDVVGYVDRTFRTLPKAASRAVVGHSSGGYGALVMGRYHADLFGHIGAHAADAYFEYCYLPDLPKAAAALLKAGGVEAWHAEFQTRVRETKMRGDDFPVVNVLAMAAAYSPKKGEPLGVELPFDANTGRLRLDVWNRWLVHDPVRFVPKFMDAFRKLKTVYLDCGTRDEFNIRWGTRMLAEEFEKAGVERVHEEFEDGHSGVSYRFARSLSVLVPNLAQD from the coding sequence ATGAATGGATTGCTGGAGTCGAGTGAGCTGCTGTCGCCCGCGCTGGAGTCGAACCCGCTGGGGGACCCGGCTCGCCGCAAGCTCACCGTGTACCTGCCGCCGGGCCATGGCGCGAGCGACCGGCGCTATCCCGTCGTCTACTTCCTGCACGCCTTCGGCAACAGCGGTGGCTCGTGGACGAACGCCTCGGGCTTCGCGCCCACCGTGCCGGCGCGGCTGGACGCGCTCATCGAGTCCGGCGCCATTCCGCCCGTCATCGGCGTCTTCCCGGACGCCTGGACGTCGCTGGGCGGCAGCCAGTGGGTGAACAGCGACGCCATTGGCCGCTACCGCGACTACCTGACCAAGGACGTGGTGGGCTATGTGGACCGCACCTTCCGCACCCTGCCGAAGGCGGCCTCGCGCGCGGTGGTGGGGCACAGCTCCGGCGGATATGGCGCGCTGGTGATGGGGCGCTACCACGCGGACCTGTTCGGGCACATTGGCGCGCACGCCGCGGACGCCTACTTCGAATACTGCTACCTGCCGGACCTCCCGAAGGCCGCGGCGGCGCTGCTCAAGGCCGGTGGCGTGGAGGCGTGGCACGCCGAGTTCCAGACCCGCGTGCGCGAGACGAAGATGCGCGGTGACGACTTCCCGGTGGTGAACGTCCTGGCGATGGCCGCCGCGTATTCGCCCAAGAAGGGCGAGCCGCTCGGCGTGGAGCTGCCCTTCGACGCGAACACGGGCCGGCTGCGGCTGGACGTGTGGAACCGGTGGCTGGTTCACGACCCGGTGCGCTTCGTGCCCAAGTTCATGGACGCGTTCCGGAAGCTGAAGACGGTGTACCTGGACTGCGGGACGCGTGACGAGTTCAACATCCGCTGGGGCACGCGGATGCTCGCGGAGGAGTTCGAGAAGGCGGGCGTGGAGCGCGTCCACGAGGAGTTCGAGGACGGCCACTCCGGCGTGTCGTACCGCTTCGCGCGCTCGCTGTCCGTGCTGGTGCCGAACCTGGCGCAGGACTGA
- a CDS encoding carboxypeptidase regulatory-like domain-containing protein, with protein sequence MRNWIVIGVMAALLAAGVAWLWPGAKTGPDTPAPHAPRGRALPEFAAVDVASSPGEGLTLTGRVLDASGRPVAGAEVFLSASAEQTLLGVHCDACGQPLLSCPARETALHTLAFFEQQQGFLSPRASTHTDAEGRFRFEHLAGVSFSVWARAPGLGIALRERAAPGEPVDLYLPPLRTLVGQVVDEAGRPLAGARVHGMSRRAPLPFEATSGADGTFTLTGLGEGPFYVLATAEGYLPMVEPQVEAGPQPVRLRLTPARTLEVRVTREGAPAAALVRLRADHLSRDSRTDGAPIRFTGLYPDEVVVTAEARGLASVPRTVTLDARVTQVTLALEPAGSLLVTVVDEEGQPVPEPELVLRLPTGELVRQERGGTGALVVLGPLAVGNYVLTGQAQGFRDAQLPARVTPGESALELVMVRATVISGQVLDVYGRPAPGVSVLVQPTGATTLADAEGRFVAQVPTPGLYELHAHHSEWGGGQLKVTAPATDVQLALEPRASVEVTVSAEGRRVEGADVVLWVEQQGIFRSDRPSGSDGMVPMRGMPEGTYSMMASHPDYLPSERREVTLTDGQTLKLEAALRPGAPLSGEVVDGQNAPVAGATLVVVPRGAEPVQSDASGRFEFRALRPDRGYRLEARHPGYDQVERAEGKAGGPPVRVVLKKRDVYRGRVMGDDGEPVRRFRVDEHDVNAPDGRFELPLPTAGDRVIASVDATGYEPLMVDRPAKPDLGDLVLEKLPSVSGRVVDEGGGPVPDAVVSCDVCDDSVLSGPDGAFTVASPPYVTRYTLSARKGRLSASQSLERGARGPVELKLRQATRLSGKVYRQDGRPAAGFEVEAVNADRSEPLTIVTGPDGGYSVEVSPGNYRFSLGANREFSGEPALVVQVGGSEMTLDLGPGPGSSSLTVLVKPERGRALWVVAGELGAVGNPPALALMRSRWAQLVYQPRSEQVRLTGLTPGRYTLVWGNFHVETPGGPEVRVVDVPSSSEVVMGR encoded by the coding sequence ATGCGCAACTGGATTGTCATAGGCGTGATGGCGGCCCTGCTGGCGGCGGGGGTGGCGTGGCTGTGGCCGGGCGCGAAGACAGGCCCCGACACGCCCGCCCCGCACGCGCCGCGGGGCAGGGCGCTGCCGGAGTTCGCCGCCGTGGACGTGGCCTCCTCCCCGGGCGAGGGGCTGACCCTCACGGGGCGGGTCCTGGACGCTTCGGGCCGGCCCGTGGCGGGCGCGGAGGTGTTCCTGTCCGCCAGCGCCGAGCAGACGCTGCTGGGGGTCCATTGCGACGCGTGCGGCCAGCCGCTGCTGTCCTGCCCGGCGCGTGAGACGGCGCTGCACACGCTGGCCTTCTTCGAGCAGCAGCAGGGCTTCCTGTCGCCGAGGGCCTCCACCCACACGGACGCGGAAGGGCGCTTCCGCTTCGAGCACCTGGCCGGCGTGTCCTTCTCCGTGTGGGCGCGCGCGCCAGGGTTGGGCATCGCGCTGCGTGAGCGCGCCGCGCCGGGAGAGCCGGTGGACCTCTACCTGCCGCCGCTGCGCACCCTGGTGGGGCAGGTGGTGGACGAAGCCGGGCGGCCGTTGGCGGGGGCTCGGGTGCACGGGATGTCGCGTCGGGCGCCGCTGCCCTTCGAGGCCACGAGCGGCGCGGACGGCACCTTCACCCTGACGGGCCTGGGCGAAGGGCCCTTCTACGTGCTGGCCACGGCCGAGGGCTACCTGCCCATGGTGGAGCCCCAGGTGGAGGCGGGGCCGCAGCCCGTGCGCCTGCGGCTCACGCCCGCGCGCACGCTGGAGGTCCGCGTCACCCGGGAGGGGGCGCCAGCGGCGGCGCTGGTGCGGCTGCGCGCGGACCACCTGTCGCGGGATTCGCGCACGGATGGCGCGCCCATCCGCTTCACCGGCTTGTATCCAGACGAGGTCGTGGTGACGGCGGAGGCCCGGGGCCTGGCGTCCGTGCCGCGCACGGTGACGCTGGACGCGCGGGTGACGCAGGTGACGCTGGCGCTGGAGCCGGCGGGGAGCCTGCTCGTCACCGTGGTGGACGAGGAGGGTCAGCCCGTGCCGGAGCCGGAGCTGGTCCTCCGCCTTCCGACGGGGGAGCTGGTGCGCCAGGAGCGCGGTGGCACCGGCGCGCTCGTCGTGCTCGGGCCCCTCGCGGTGGGGAACTACGTCCTGACGGGCCAGGCCCAGGGCTTCCGGGATGCGCAGTTGCCCGCGCGGGTGACGCCTGGTGAGTCGGCGCTCGAACTGGTGATGGTGCGCGCCACGGTCATCAGCGGGCAGGTGCTGGACGTGTATGGCCGGCCCGCGCCGGGCGTGTCCGTGCTGGTGCAGCCCACCGGCGCGACGACGCTGGCGGACGCGGAGGGGCGCTTCGTGGCGCAGGTGCCCACGCCGGGGCTGTATGAGCTGCACGCGCACCACTCGGAGTGGGGCGGCGGTCAACTGAAGGTGACGGCGCCGGCCACCGACGTGCAACTGGCGCTGGAGCCCCGGGCCTCGGTGGAGGTGACGGTGTCCGCGGAGGGCCGGCGCGTGGAGGGGGCGGACGTGGTGCTCTGGGTGGAGCAGCAGGGCATCTTCCGGAGTGACCGGCCGTCTGGCTCGGATGGCATGGTGCCCATGCGCGGGATGCCGGAGGGGACGTATTCGATGATGGCGTCCCACCCGGACTACCTGCCGTCGGAGCGCCGGGAGGTGACGCTCACGGATGGGCAGACGCTGAAGCTGGAGGCGGCGCTGCGGCCCGGCGCGCCGCTGAGCGGCGAGGTGGTGGACGGACAGAACGCGCCGGTGGCGGGCGCCACGCTGGTGGTGGTGCCGCGCGGCGCGGAGCCCGTGCAGTCCGACGCGAGCGGCCGCTTCGAGTTCCGCGCGCTGCGTCCGGACCGGGGCTACCGGCTGGAGGCGCGGCACCCGGGGTATGACCAGGTGGAGCGCGCGGAGGGCAAGGCGGGGGGCCCGCCGGTGCGCGTGGTGCTCAAGAAGCGCGACGTCTATCGCGGGCGCGTCATGGGCGATGACGGCGAGCCCGTGCGGCGCTTCCGGGTGGACGAGCACGACGTGAATGCCCCCGATGGCCGCTTCGAGCTGCCGCTGCCCACGGCGGGAGACCGCGTCATCGCGTCGGTGGACGCGACGGGGTACGAGCCGTTGATGGTGGACCGGCCGGCGAAGCCGGACCTGGGAGACCTGGTGCTGGAGAAGCTGCCCAGCGTCTCCGGCCGGGTGGTTGACGAGGGCGGCGGGCCGGTGCCCGACGCCGTGGTGTCGTGTGACGTCTGTGACGACTCCGTCCTCTCCGGGCCGGATGGCGCCTTCACGGTGGCCAGCCCGCCCTACGTGACGCGCTACACGCTGTCCGCGCGCAAGGGGCGGCTGAGCGCCTCCCAGTCCCTGGAGCGGGGCGCGCGCGGTCCGGTGGAGCTCAAGCTGCGTCAGGCCACGCGGCTGAGCGGCAAGGTGTACCGGCAGGACGGGCGCCCCGCCGCGGGCTTCGAGGTCGAGGCCGTCAACGCGGACCGCAGCGAGCCGCTCACCATCGTCACCGGGCCGGATGGGGGCTACAGCGTGGAGGTGTCCCCGGGCAACTACCGCTTCTCGCTGGGGGCGAACCGGGAGTTCTCCGGCGAGCCGGCGCTGGTGGTGCAGGTGGGCGGCTCGGAGATGACGTTGGACCTGGGGCCCGGGCCGGGCTCTTCGTCGCTGACCGTCCTGGTGAAGCCCGAGCGGGGACGGGCGCTCTGGGTCGTCGCGGGAGAGCTGGGCGCGGTGGGAAACCCGCCCGCCCTGGCCCTGATGCGCTCGCGGTGGGCGCAGCTCGTCTACCAGCCCCGCTCGGAGCAGGTCCGCCTGACGGGCCTCACGCCAGGGCGGTACACGCTGGTGTGGGGCAACTTCCACGTGGAGACGCCGGGCGGGCCGGAGGTTCGCGTGGTGGACGTCCCCTCCAGCAGCGAAGTGGTGATGGGCCGCTGA
- a CDS encoding PaaI family thioesterase → MEHQNPDYRQDTEDLFTSAAFVMDLGIQPVDIRPGEVEARLVVQPRHLQQDGVIHAGVQATLADHTAGAAAFSVVRKGQRVLSTSFTVHLLQTASGEELRCRARVLRAGRRLIVTESEVHAVSGGAPRLVSKTTVTLAVMEPR, encoded by the coding sequence ATGGAGCACCAGAACCCGGATTACCGCCAGGACACGGAGGACCTGTTCACGTCGGCCGCCTTCGTCATGGACCTGGGCATCCAGCCCGTGGACATCCGCCCGGGCGAGGTGGAGGCGCGGCTGGTGGTGCAGCCCCGTCACCTCCAGCAGGACGGCGTCATCCACGCGGGTGTCCAGGCGACGCTGGCGGACCACACCGCGGGCGCGGCGGCCTTCAGCGTCGTCCGCAAGGGCCAGCGTGTGTTGTCCACCAGCTTCACCGTCCACCTGCTCCAGACGGCGTCTGGCGAGGAGCTGCGGTGCAGGGCCCGGGTGCTGCGGGCCGGCCGCCGGCTCATCGTCACCGAGTCGGAGGTCCACGCCGTGTCGGGCGGCGCGCCCCGCCTCGTGTCGAAGACCACCGTCACGCTCGCGGTGATGGAGCCTCGCTAG
- a CDS encoding ankyrin repeat domain-containing protein, whose product MIRKLLLGTLGLLMLGAGVLTAAWMSLRATPAPQGRLLATSEAERYLLAAARAGETDLVAGLVQAGTPVEARDARGFSPLILAAYHGHTDTVRTLLAAGADACAGDNNGNTALMGAAFKGYADIVGLLNQQPCAVDQSNRFGQTALMFASLFGREEVVEQLRRQGASPDVRDGSGRTAQDWARTQEPNTPVPQAPAATETSASAR is encoded by the coding sequence ATGATTCGCAAACTGCTGCTGGGAACGTTGGGCCTCTTGATGCTGGGCGCCGGGGTGTTGACGGCCGCGTGGATGTCCCTGCGCGCCACGCCCGCCCCACAGGGGCGCCTGCTGGCCACGAGCGAGGCGGAGCGCTACCTGCTGGCCGCCGCGCGCGCCGGGGAGACGGACCTCGTCGCCGGGCTCGTCCAGGCGGGCACGCCCGTGGAGGCGCGGGATGCCCGCGGCTTCTCGCCGCTCATCCTCGCCGCGTACCACGGGCATACGGACACGGTGCGCACCCTGCTGGCCGCGGGCGCGGACGCCTGCGCCGGCGACAACAACGGCAACACCGCGCTCATGGGCGCGGCCTTCAAGGGCTACGCGGACATCGTCGGGCTCCTCAACCAGCAGCCCTGCGCGGTGGACCAGAGCAACCGCTTCGGCCAGACGGCGCTGATGTTCGCGTCCCTCTTTGGCCGCGAGGAGGTGGTGGAGCAGCTCCGGCGGCAGGGCGCCTCCCCCGACGTGCGCGATGGCAGCGGCCGCACCGCGCAGGACTGGGCGCGCACCCAGGAGCCCAACACGCCCGTTCCGCAGGCGCCCGCCGCGACGGAGACGTCCGCATCGGCGCGGTGA